One genomic segment of Peribacillus sp. FSL H8-0477 includes these proteins:
- a CDS encoding YlbD family protein: MPKKKRPSVEKFKEFVREHPGLRNEVKENKYTWQELFEEWYILGSDNERWNDVQTESKPTKKEPDGSGGDLVGTLMNTVKNMDINQIQQYISSANQALGAIQGIITSFQGEKTKTEAPAPSKPKSSNPFAFKKD; encoded by the coding sequence ATGCCCAAAAAAAAACGCCCATCAGTTGAAAAATTCAAAGAGTTCGTCCGGGAGCATCCAGGTTTGCGTAATGAAGTTAAAGAAAACAAATATACCTGGCAGGAGCTATTTGAGGAGTGGTACATCCTTGGCAGTGATAATGAGCGCTGGAATGATGTTCAAACAGAATCTAAGCCTACTAAGAAGGAACCGGATGGAAGCGGAGGCGACTTGGTGGGTACATTAATGAATACAGTTAAAAACATGGATATAAATCAGATTCAGCAATATATTTCCAGTGCTAATCAAGCGTTAGGCGCCATCCAAGGCATCATAACGTCGTTTCAGGGGGAAAAAACCAAAACAGAGGCTCCTGCACCATCTAAACCAAAATCATCAAATCCTTTTGCATTTAAAAAAGATTAA
- a CDS encoding YlbE-like family protein — MRQDIYELIAEDEDLKKFLRLQPIWYRRLMRNPQEFENLQTEAVFFYKKSIPHRVSKFADGVQMASMMMHMFQAMRTPSG, encoded by the coding sequence ATGCGTCAAGATATTTATGAGCTGATTGCAGAGGATGAAGACCTAAAAAAATTTTTACGGTTACAGCCCATCTGGTATCGAAGGTTGATGCGAAATCCTCAAGAATTTGAAAATCTACAAACCGAGGCTGTCTTTTTTTACAAAAAGTCTATTCCTCATCGAGTTTCAAAGTTTGCCGACGGAGTCCAAATGGCTTCTATGATGATGCATATGTTTCAAGCCATGAGAACACCATCTGGATAA
- a CDS encoding YlbF family regulator, giving the protein MLATMERVEILQRADELAQFVLQSEIGEQYLQTLYKMREDRLAQKKIKQFTSMKELFEEVQRFGKYHPDYKRVNLEIRQLKRDMDLHPTIAEFKMAETGLQSLLDEISMRVGHAVSPTIKVPAGSPFFESASSGCSSGSCGTGGGCGCSA; this is encoded by the coding sequence GTGCTTGCTACTATGGAAAGAGTAGAAATTCTTCAGAGAGCTGATGAATTAGCTCAGTTCGTGTTACAGTCTGAAATTGGAGAACAATATCTCCAAACTTTATATAAAATGCGTGAAGATCGGTTAGCGCAGAAGAAAATCAAACAGTTCACCTCAATGAAGGAGCTGTTTGAGGAAGTGCAGCGTTTCGGGAAGTATCATCCAGATTACAAACGTGTGAATTTGGAAATTCGGCAACTAAAGCGGGATATGGACTTACATCCTACAATTGCTGAGTTTAAGATGGCCGAGACGGGGCTTCAAAGTCTCCTGGATGAAATCAGCATGCGAGTTGGTCATGCTGTGTCACCGACTATTAAAGTTCCTGCTGGCAGTCCATTCTTCGAATCTGCATCATCTGGATGCAGTTCTGGAAGCTGTGGAACTGGTGGAGGCTGCGGGTGTTCTGCATAA
- a CDS encoding YlbG family protein, with protein sequence MFGSRQAIIVYLHTLKQAKMLRKFGNIHFVSKKLKYVVLYTNMADVETLVTKLSGFSFVKKVEVSYKPYLKMEFENARPDKAKEYDYKMGI encoded by the coding sequence ATGTTTGGATCAAGACAGGCGATTATCGTTTATTTACATACATTGAAGCAAGCAAAGATGTTGAGAAAGTTTGGGAACATTCATTTTGTATCAAAGAAACTTAAATATGTGGTTCTTTATACGAATATGGCAGACGTTGAGACATTGGTAACAAAACTTTCAGGTTTCTCATTTGTTAAAAAGGTTGAGGTTTCCTACAAACCTTATTTGAAAATGGAGTTTGAAAATGCTAGACCAGATAAAGCAAAAGAGTATGATTATAAAATGGGTATATAA
- a CDS encoding DUF7147 family protein yields the protein MIQRFIELGEGTSDLYELLAIARSQKERVLRLLALQTKIKDKDVVSLVVVMKPTNPGKFQPLYVCREGILNPHTTPNQRFQLFKDLAVELDKSIIEMEVKPSTVFAEKTLYYQHLIGILRMNRYLPADENPWG from the coding sequence TTGATTCAACGGTTTATAGAATTAGGAGAAGGCACATCAGATTTATATGAATTACTCGCCATTGCTCGATCTCAAAAAGAGCGTGTTTTACGTTTGTTAGCTTTACAGACAAAAATTAAGGATAAAGATGTCGTATCTTTGGTTGTGGTCATGAAACCAACGAATCCTGGAAAATTCCAGCCATTATATGTGTGCCGTGAAGGAATTCTCAACCCTCATACTACTCCAAATCAACGATTTCAGCTTTTTAAAGATCTAGCAGTTGAATTAGATAAATCGATTATAGAAATGGAAGTTAAACCTTCTACAGTATTTGCTGAAAAAACACTGTATTATCAGCACTTAATTGGTATTCTTCGTATGAATCGTTATTTGCCCGCAGATGAAAATCCCTGGGGCTGA
- the rsmD gene encoding 16S rRNA (guanine(966)-N(2))-methyltransferase RsmD — protein MRVVSGTCKGRALKAVPGTGTRPTTDKVKETIFNIIGPYFHGGLVLDLYAGSGGLGIEALSRGMDKAIFVDRDFKAFQTVKENIETCGFTECSELYKIDSERALKALIKRELRFGLILLDPPYKQQKIAELIEKIHNEGLLDDEGIILCEHSRDVKLPDRIETFKRERYEEYGAIAISIYKWGNA, from the coding sequence ATGAGAGTTGTTTCAGGAACGTGTAAGGGCCGGGCCTTGAAGGCTGTACCAGGTACAGGAACAAGACCGACAACAGATAAAGTAAAAGAAACTATTTTCAATATAATCGGACCTTATTTCCATGGAGGTCTAGTACTAGATCTTTATGCAGGCAGTGGTGGCCTTGGCATTGAGGCGCTTAGCAGAGGGATGGACAAGGCTATTTTTGTTGATCGTGATTTTAAAGCATTTCAAACAGTCAAAGAAAATATTGAGACGTGCGGTTTTACCGAGTGCTCTGAACTGTATAAAATTGATTCAGAAAGAGCACTAAAGGCATTAATCAAAAGAGAGCTTCGGTTCGGACTGATTTTGCTTGATCCACCTTATAAACAGCAGAAGATAGCTGAATTAATTGAAAAGATACATAACGAAGGTCTGCTCGATGATGAAGGAATTATCCTATGCGAACACAGCAGAGACGTTAAACTACCTGACCGGATAGAAACCTTTAAGCGGGAAAGATATGAGGAATACGGGGCAATTGCTATTTCTATTTATAAATGGGGAAACGCTTAA
- the coaD gene encoding pantetheine-phosphate adenylyltransferase, translating into MPKIAICPGSFDPITFGHLDIIQRGARVFDEIHVVVLNNSAKNSLFSVEERLELIRKVTEHLPNVKVDSFQGLTVNYAEKVNASAIIRGLRAVSDFEYEMQGTSMNRLLNEKVETFFIMTKNQYSFLSSSIVKEVARYGGDISELVPEVVEQALNEKYQDQLL; encoded by the coding sequence ATGCCGAAAATTGCGATTTGTCCAGGTTCCTTTGACCCGATAACTTTCGGGCATTTGGATATCATTCAACGAGGGGCACGAGTATTTGACGAAATTCATGTGGTTGTATTGAATAATTCAGCCAAGAATTCGCTTTTCTCTGTGGAAGAGAGGCTGGAGTTAATTAGGAAGGTAACGGAACATTTGCCGAATGTTAAAGTAGATTCGTTTCAAGGGCTTACGGTGAACTATGCCGAAAAGGTTAATGCTTCAGCCATTATAAGAGGACTTCGTGCCGTCTCTGATTTTGAATATGAAATGCAAGGTACATCTATGAACAGGTTGTTAAACGAGAAGGTAGAAACGTTCTTTATTATGACGAAAAACCAATATTCTTTCTTAAGTTCAAGCATTGTTAAAGAAGTAGCCAGGTACGGTGGAGATATTTCTGAACTGGTGCCAGAAGTTGTAGAACAAGCACTAAATGAAAAGTACCAAGATCAACTCCTTTAA
- the ylbJ gene encoding sporulation integral membrane protein YlbJ, giving the protein MLTAKLKSLFLAAAATIMAGALIIFPQESFDASIRGLNMWWEIVFPSLLPFFIIAETLIGFGVVTLIGVLLEPLMRPLFKVPGIGGFVWAMGMASGFPSGAKFTARMRQEKQLTRIEAERLVSFTNSSNPLFIFGAVSVGFFHNTNLGILLALSHYLGNIFVGIIMRFYGREEEIKPSVKKKPLSLKQALAEMHRTRLKENRPLGKLLGDAVVSSIQTLLMIGGFIILFSVVNKLLFHMHVTGFLANAIQIVLHILQFPLNLSMPFIAGIFEITLGSQMTSGIEEASLMQQAIMVSFILGFSGFSVQAQVASIIADTDIRFFPFFIARIMHGILAGFFAFVLWEPLYNGFTLKIPSNSLPVFGHSEEGILTLYEIMTQLGPLITIISLLLYTFILAKRLLKD; this is encoded by the coding sequence TTGCTGACAGCAAAACTCAAATCATTATTTTTGGCGGCTGCAGCAACAATTATGGCAGGCGCACTCATCATCTTTCCACAAGAATCCTTTGATGCTTCCATAAGAGGCTTAAATATGTGGTGGGAAATCGTTTTCCCCTCTCTCCTCCCGTTTTTCATCATTGCAGAAACATTGATTGGATTCGGTGTAGTCACATTGATTGGTGTATTACTCGAGCCCCTAATGCGTCCATTGTTTAAAGTACCAGGTATCGGTGGATTTGTTTGGGCCATGGGGATGGCTTCAGGTTTCCCTTCCGGAGCCAAATTCACTGCCCGTATGCGTCAGGAAAAACAATTGACCAGGATTGAAGCTGAACGACTCGTTTCCTTTACCAATTCTTCTAATCCACTGTTTATCTTTGGAGCGGTTTCGGTTGGTTTTTTTCATAACACAAACCTCGGTATTCTGCTTGCTCTTTCCCATTATCTTGGCAACATATTTGTCGGAATTATTATGCGTTTTTATGGGAGAGAAGAAGAAATCAAGCCATCAGTCAAAAAAAAGCCGCTTTCTCTTAAACAAGCGCTTGCTGAAATGCATCGTACCCGGCTGAAAGAAAATCGTCCGCTTGGAAAACTGCTTGGTGATGCTGTCGTTTCTTCTATTCAGACCTTATTAATGATCGGCGGTTTCATCATACTCTTTTCTGTAGTAAATAAATTACTTTTTCATATGCATGTTACTGGATTTCTTGCTAACGCCATACAAATTGTGCTTCATATTTTACAATTCCCCCTGAACTTAAGCATGCCGTTTATTGCCGGAATCTTTGAGATTACACTAGGATCACAGATGACCAGCGGAATTGAGGAAGCTTCTTTAATGCAGCAGGCCATCATGGTCAGTTTTATTCTCGGATTTAGTGGATTTAGTGTCCAAGCCCAGGTTGCGAGTATTATTGCTGATACAGACATCCGTTTTTTTCCTTTTTTCATTGCTCGGATTATGCATGGGATTTTAGCTGGTTTTTTTGCCTTCGTACTTTGGGAACCGCTTTATAATGGATTCACATTAAAGATCCCTTCAAACTCCCTGCCCGTCTTTGGACATAGTGAAGAAGGAATCCTTACTCTTTACGAGATTATGACCCAGCTTGGGCCCTTAATTACAATCATCTCATTATTACTGTATACCTTTATTCTAGCCAAAAGACTTTTAAAGGACTAG
- a CDS encoding patatin-like phospholipase family protein has product MREPKIGLALGSGGARGFAHLGVLKVLKEAGIPVNMIAGSSMGALVGSFYAAGSDTDRLYKLAKAFKRKYYLDFTVPKMGFVSGKRVKDLIRVFTYNKSLENLDIPIAIVATDIRTGEKVIFREGPIAEAVRASISVPGIFVPEKIGNRMLVDGGVIDRVPVSVVKSMGADIVIAVDVSHVNKNVEINSIYDVIMQSLDILQMELVESRELSSDVMIRPRVEKFSSKAFTNIEEIISIGEEAASQKIEKIKELIESWKESRIDEP; this is encoded by the coding sequence ATGCGGGAGCCGAAAATTGGTCTTGCACTGGGGTCCGGGGGGGCTAGAGGATTTGCCCACCTAGGCGTTCTTAAAGTTTTAAAAGAGGCTGGTATCCCCGTAAATATGATAGCAGGGAGCAGTATGGGTGCTTTGGTGGGCAGTTTTTATGCTGCGGGGTCTGATACGGATCGTTTATATAAATTGGCGAAGGCATTTAAGCGAAAGTATTACTTAGATTTTACTGTTCCTAAAATGGGATTCGTTTCTGGAAAACGTGTAAAAGATTTAATTCGCGTTTTTACATATAACAAGTCACTGGAAAACTTAGATATTCCGATTGCTATCGTAGCTACCGACATCCGTACAGGAGAAAAGGTCATATTTCGCGAAGGCCCAATTGCCGAGGCTGTACGGGCAAGTATATCGGTACCGGGGATATTTGTTCCTGAAAAGATTGGCAACAGGATGCTGGTTGATGGGGGGGTTATTGATCGTGTCCCTGTTTCCGTCGTAAAATCGATGGGCGCTGATATTGTCATCGCTGTTGATGTTTCGCATGTAAATAAAAATGTGGAAATCAATTCTATATATGATGTGATTATGCAGAGCTTAGATATATTACAAATGGAGTTGGTCGAAAGCAGAGAATTATCTTCAGACGTTATGATTCGACCACGTGTGGAGAAATTTAGTTCAAAAGCATTTACAAATATTGAGGAAATAATTAGTATTGGAGAAGAAGCAGCCAGTCAAAAAATTGAGAAAATTAAGGAATTGATTGAATCGTGGAAGGAGTCTCGAATAGATGAGCCGTAA
- a CDS encoding SepM family pheromone-processing serine protease, with the protein MSRKGYSRSFLLAVIIIVLSAFYTLPYYVTKPGMAQELEPIVEVAGGDDAEGSFMLTTVRMGKANIYGYLVAKMSKYQELYPEDAIRDTDESDEEYSERQLHMMDGSKNSAIKIAYEKAGKSFSFDYLGVYVLGVIKGMPAYGKLKPGDQIIKVDNIKFQSSAEFIEYVGKKKADDTVLVTYMREDIEKTVKISLQAFKDQPKKVGMGISLDDYKKPVTDPSITINTEQIGGPSAGLMFSLEIYNQLTEGDITSGYQIAGTGTMSEDGTIGPIGGIQQKIVAADKTGAEIFFAPNEKGIKGSNYQEALIAAEDIDTDMKIVPVDRFDDALEYLHSLEKK; encoded by the coding sequence ATGAGCCGTAAAGGATATAGCCGCTCTTTCCTGTTAGCTGTCATTATTATTGTGTTATCAGCTTTTTATACCCTGCCCTATTATGTAACTAAGCCTGGGATGGCCCAGGAATTAGAACCGATTGTAGAGGTGGCAGGCGGTGATGACGCAGAGGGAAGCTTTATGCTGACTACGGTCAGAATGGGAAAGGCAAATATTTATGGGTACCTAGTTGCAAAAATGAGTAAATACCAAGAACTGTATCCGGAGGACGCTATCCGTGACACAGATGAATCGGATGAAGAGTATAGTGAAAGACAACTTCATATGATGGATGGATCAAAAAACAGTGCCATTAAGATTGCATACGAAAAAGCCGGGAAATCATTTTCGTTTGACTACCTGGGTGTGTATGTACTTGGTGTGATTAAAGGAATGCCTGCTTACGGGAAGCTTAAGCCAGGGGATCAAATAATAAAGGTGGATAACATAAAATTCCAATCATCGGCAGAGTTTATTGAGTATGTTGGGAAGAAAAAAGCGGATGACACCGTTTTAGTTACCTACATGCGTGAAGATATAGAAAAAACGGTCAAGATTTCTTTGCAAGCATTTAAAGACCAGCCTAAAAAAGTGGGGATGGGTATTAGCTTAGATGATTATAAAAAACCAGTAACTGATCCATCTATTACGATTAATACAGAGCAAATCGGCGGTCCTTCTGCTGGATTAATGTTCAGTTTAGAAATCTATAATCAGCTGACTGAAGGGGATATCACTTCAGGCTACCAAATTGCCGGAACAGGTACAATGTCCGAAGATGGAACCATTGGACCTATTGGGGGAATCCAGCAAAAAATTGTTGCGGCAGATAAAACAGGTGCGGAAATCTTCTTTGCTCCAAATGAGAAGGGGATAAAAGGTTCTAATTATCAAGAGGCATTAATTGCTGCAGAAGATATAGACACTGATATGAAAATTGTCCCAGTTGATAGATTTGACGATGCGCTGGAGTATTTACATTCATTAGAAAAAAAATAA
- a CDS encoding nucleotidyltransferase — MKAVGLVVEYNPFHNGHAYHVEQSRLASGADVVIAVMSGPFLQRGEPALVSKWARTEMALAAGVDLVIELPAPFASQNAELFARGSISILEALGCSSFCFGSEDGSIEPFMEAYHFLTKHQSSYDAALRNHLSSGNSYPKAASLAYQELSNGLKLVDLSKPNNILGFEYIKTALHHSFEIIPSTIKRIQADYHETQLGAQPIASATGIRKALAEKESTISTIKQYVPKTTADQLTRYLRTYGSLHTWENYWPLLKYRLLSASHAELAEIAEMDEGIEYRLKSMVLHSTSFHDFIENIKTKRYTWTRLQRVCVHILTGTNKETTKKLQESPSYLRILGMNDNGQDYLRQIKKHISLPLVSRLASFKEDSIHADIQASTIYTLGLKEPFQSLLLKREYESPVIYRK, encoded by the coding sequence ATGAAAGCAGTTGGACTTGTGGTCGAATATAATCCCTTTCATAACGGCCATGCGTATCATGTAGAACAAAGCAGACTCGCGTCCGGAGCTGACGTTGTTATTGCGGTTATGAGCGGGCCGTTTTTACAAAGAGGTGAACCTGCCTTAGTTAGTAAATGGGCTCGGACTGAAATGGCTCTTGCAGCCGGTGTAGATCTAGTCATCGAACTTCCCGCTCCATTTGCTTCTCAAAATGCGGAACTCTTCGCACGAGGCTCTATATCAATTTTAGAGGCACTGGGATGTAGTTCATTTTGTTTTGGAAGTGAAGATGGATCGATAGAACCATTTATGGAAGCTTATCATTTTCTGACAAAACATCAGTCTAGTTATGACGCTGCTCTCCGTAACCATCTATCCAGCGGCAATAGTTATCCAAAAGCCGCATCACTTGCTTACCAAGAGCTGTCAAACGGACTGAAATTAGTTGACCTAAGCAAGCCAAATAATATTCTTGGATTTGAATACATAAAAACTGCCTTACATCATTCTTTCGAGATTATTCCCTCTACAATTAAACGGATTCAAGCTGATTACCATGAAACACAGCTTGGAGCACAACCTATTGCAAGCGCAACTGGGATTCGTAAGGCTCTCGCGGAGAAAGAGAGTACAATCAGTACGATTAAACAATATGTACCTAAAACAACAGCTGATCAATTAACTCGATACCTGCGTACATATGGCTCACTGCATACATGGGAGAACTACTGGCCTTTATTGAAATACCGTCTCCTTTCCGCTTCTCACGCTGAATTAGCTGAAATAGCCGAAATGGACGAAGGCATTGAATATCGCCTTAAATCAATGGTACTTCACTCGACAAGCTTCCATGATTTTATAGAAAATATTAAGACTAAACGATACACCTGGACAAGACTTCAACGAGTTTGTGTCCATATTCTTACTGGGACAAATAAAGAGACCACAAAAAAACTCCAAGAATCACCCTCTTATCTTCGAATCCTAGGCATGAATGATAATGGGCAGGACTATCTTCGTCAAATAAAAAAACACATTTCTCTGCCTCTCGTTTCAAGGCTTGCCTCTTTCAAGGAGGATAGTATTCACGCTGATATTCAGGCTTCTACCATCTATACATTAGGACTAAAAGAACCATTCCAGTCCTTATTATTGAAGCGCGAGTACGAATCACCAGTCATATATCGAAAGTAG
- a CDS encoding YceD family protein — translation MKWTISQLQKFRDKNLQIDEFVDVSDIKEREKQILGVSPMHVTGKADVTSARATFHLHISGELILPCSRTLVDVNFPINIDTTETFFLGADSALLEEDGVAVAKGEVVDLIPVITELLLLEIPMQVFCEDVNAEGAAPHSGKDWSVVSEEELQQKVDPRLAKLANFFDNDKES, via the coding sequence TTGAAATGGACTATTAGCCAACTTCAAAAATTCCGGGATAAGAACCTGCAAATAGATGAATTTGTAGATGTTTCCGATATTAAGGAACGAGAAAAACAAATCCTTGGAGTCTCTCCGATGCATGTAACGGGTAAAGCAGATGTTACGTCTGCTAGAGCAACATTCCACTTGCATATATCTGGAGAACTTATTTTGCCTTGTTCCCGGACACTGGTAGATGTGAACTTCCCGATTAATATCGATACTACGGAAACTTTCTTTTTAGGTGCAGATAGTGCCTTATTAGAAGAAGATGGAGTAGCGGTGGCAAAAGGCGAGGTTGTGGATCTTATACCGGTAATTACAGAGTTATTACTGCTAGAGATTCCGATGCAGGTTTTTTGTGAGGATGTCAATGCGGAAGGCGCTGCTCCTCATTCGGGGAAAGATTGGTCTGTTGTTTCTGAGGAAGAACTTCAGCAGAAGGTCGATCCAAGATTAGCAAAGCTTGCGAACTTTTTTGACAACGATAAAGAATCGTAA
- the rpmF gene encoding 50S ribosomal protein L32 yields the protein MAVPFRRTSKTVKRKRRTHFKLQVPGMVSCPNCGEMKLSHRICKECGTYKGKDVVNK from the coding sequence ATGGCTGTACCTTTTAGAAGAACGTCCAAAACTGTAAAAAGAAAACGTCGTACACACTTCAAACTTCAAGTACCTGGTATGGTTTCATGCCCAAACTGCGGTGAAATGAAACTTTCACACCGTATTTGTAAGGAATGTGGAACATACAAAGGTAAAGATGTTGTAAACAAATAA
- a CDS encoding enoyl-CoA hydratase/isomerase family protein yields the protein MKDACLVEKNECGYMKITINRPEKRNAVNIEVMELIDRALDSAAVDETVKVVILTGTGEDAFCSGGDLSVFHKLRTEEESFVMLSKMGKILYKLAILPKPTIAVLNGSAVGGGCEIASACDFRLAREGINIGFVQGTLGITTGWGGASLLFEKLPVGAAMELLLGAEIHSAEAAKEKGFIDQVITNTEADSASFISSFLERELGVLSAYKELVIAKWIQAGLKQRMEQESRQCAKLWATDAHHKAVERFLNRKGQS from the coding sequence ATGAAGGATGCGTGTTTGGTAGAAAAAAATGAATGCGGTTACATGAAAATAACGATTAATCGGCCTGAAAAAAGAAATGCCGTTAATATTGAAGTAATGGAGTTAATTGACCGAGCTCTGGATTCAGCGGCTGTTGATGAAACAGTGAAAGTAGTGATTTTGACAGGAACAGGTGAAGATGCTTTTTGTTCTGGAGGTGATTTATCAGTCTTTCATAAACTGCGAACTGAAGAAGAATCCTTTGTCATGTTATCGAAAATGGGAAAAATCTTATACAAGCTTGCGATATTGCCAAAACCTACTATAGCTGTATTAAATGGCAGTGCGGTCGGTGGTGGTTGTGAAATTGCCTCCGCTTGTGATTTTCGATTGGCAAGAGAAGGAATTAACATTGGGTTCGTCCAAGGTACACTTGGGATAACGACGGGGTGGGGAGGTGCATCGCTTTTATTTGAGAAGCTTCCTGTTGGAGCAGCAATGGAACTTTTACTTGGTGCGGAGATACATAGTGCAGAAGCAGCTAAAGAAAAAGGATTCATCGATCAAGTGATAACGAATACAGAAGCTGATTCAGCGTCGTTCATCTCTTCATTTTTGGAAAGAGAGCTTGGGGTACTCTCTGCTTATAAGGAACTCGTGATTGCAAAATGGATACAAGCAGGGCTAAAGCAGCGGATGGAACAAGAAAGCAGACAGTGTGCGAAGCTCTGGGCAACGGATGCTCACCATAAAGCAGTCGAGCGATTTCTTAATAGGAAAGGGCAATCATAA
- a CDS encoding RsfA family transcriptional regulator — translation MSIARQDAWSQDEDVVLAEVVLRHIRDGSTQLKAFEEVGKRLARTSAACGFRWNSFVRQQYKSGIELAKKQRKGNKQQAVDYTKDVQETEHAVVEKSEARQGESITIEEIILFLSQINEHTAVNQEQNEKLLAEARVLSCENDKLQMENKHLLNQLTILEEDYRTLLSIMERARKLTVLEEEKNSPKVKFQMDKNGNLERVSK, via the coding sequence ATGTCAATAGCCAGGCAGGATGCATGGTCTCAAGATGAAGATGTAGTTTTGGCGGAAGTCGTTTTACGGCATATTCGCGATGGCAGTACACAACTTAAGGCGTTTGAAGAAGTAGGCAAGCGTCTGGCAAGGACGTCAGCAGCTTGTGGTTTTCGCTGGAATTCTTTTGTTAGACAACAATATAAATCTGGAATAGAATTAGCAAAGAAACAGCGGAAGGGAAACAAGCAACAAGCTGTTGATTATACGAAGGATGTACAGGAAACAGAGCATGCAGTTGTAGAAAAAAGCGAGGCAAGACAGGGTGAATCGATCACCATCGAAGAAATTATCTTATTCCTCTCCCAAATAAATGAACATACCGCTGTTAATCAAGAACAGAACGAAAAGCTCCTAGCAGAGGCGAGAGTCCTTTCGTGTGAAAATGATAAATTGCAGATGGAAAACAAACACTTGCTGAATCAGTTAACCATTCTAGAGGAAGATTATCGAACGCTGCTTTCCATCATGGAACGTGCAAGAAAATTGACAGTACTTGAAGAAGAGAAAAACAGTCCCAAAGTGAAATTCCAAATGGATAAGAACGGGAACTTAGAGAGAGTCTCTAAATAA
- a CDS encoding N-acetyltransferase, which translates to MDSKVERLLINYKTLEEFKKFKEYGLQELSMLDDLQENIIENDSYSPFYGIYFGDKLVARMSLYERKAKYNHYFETQEDFLELWKLEVLPDYQHKGYGQQLVKFAKGFGLPIKTNPRVKSQLFWDKMGFQAAVYDVERDLGENPLLWHPNGLTNS; encoded by the coding sequence ATGGATTCAAAAGTTGAACGTTTGCTTATTAATTACAAAACTCTAGAAGAATTCAAAAAGTTCAAAGAGTATGGTTTGCAGGAGTTATCTATGCTCGATGATCTGCAAGAAAATATCATTGAGAATGATAGTTATTCACCATTTTACGGAATCTATTTTGGGGATAAATTAGTAGCACGGATGAGCCTTTATGAAAGAAAAGCAAAATATAATCACTATTTTGAGACTCAGGAGGATTTTCTTGAACTTTGGAAACTGGAAGTTCTTCCAGACTATCAGCATAAGGGGTATGGTCAACAGCTGGTCAAATTCGCAAAGGGTTTTGGTCTTCCGATAAAAACCAATCCTCGAGTTAAATCACAATTGTTTTGGGATAAGATGGGGTTTCAAGCTGCTGTGTACGATGTAGAACGAGATTTAGGAGAAAATCCTCTTTTATGGCATCCAAACGGATTAACTAATTCCTAA